The Apium graveolens cultivar Ventura chromosome 10, ASM990537v1, whole genome shotgun sequence nucleotide sequence TCATAAGTTTTATCTTGAACACTATTCCACTGGTTAAGAATAGAACATGCTGACTCCAAAATTTTCGATATCTCCAAACTACGTTGGTTCCATACGAGTTCGTTGCGGTGTTTCCATAGCATCCAGCAAACCATCACAGAAATGTGAACTTCCTTCTTGTCTAGTTGCTCGAAGAGTAACAGAAGCCATTCACAGAATGAATGGAACACTCCGTGGATTGGTTGGACGTGCACTCTTGTCCAGCAAATCTCAGCAAAAGGACATAAAACCAAGCAGTGAAGAATTGTTTCAGAAGTGTCATGGCAGATAGGACAAAGAATATTCACTGGAATTCTTTTTTGTTGAAGAAGGTCTTTTGTTGGAAGGCAATTTGTAGAGGCTCTCCAAAGGAAATTTTTCACTTTGGGAGGGATCTTTAGGTTCCAAAGTCTTTTCCAGAACCCTGAACTAGGACTTGTATTCTGATTCGGTTTGAGATCCTGCAGTAGATAGTAAGCACTCTTTACTGAGTATGAGCCCATCTTCTCTTGTCTCCAGTACCAAGAACCTTGAGCTGCTTTATTTAGAGGAATGGTCAAAATTATGTTAACGTCTCTCTCATCGAACACATCCTTGATTAAATCTACGTCCCAATTGCCATCGGTATCGAGAAGAGAGGACACCATCTGATTATGCAAGCTTGGATTTTGAGTGTGGATGTACGGGTTTTGTTCCGACGGGAGCCACGTGTCTTCAATAACATTGATGGATGAACCGTTGCCAACTCTACAACCTAAACCTTGTTTTAAAAGAGACTGAGATTCAATGACACTTCTCCGGATATAACTGGGTTGTGTCCAAGTTTGGCATTGAGAAAAGACCCCTGAGGATAGTAGCGAGCCTTATACACTTGACTGACTAGTTTCCCTAGGAATTGCAGTAACCTCCAGGCCAGTGGCGGACGCAGAAACTTTTTTCTGGGGGGTCCTAATTTATACTACTATATCAAAACTAAAATTCAGATTTCAATTCAGCTTTAAAACTATAATTAAAATGCTTTTGTTGTTTCTGATGCACAGGCATTAACAATTTGTTTTTGAATAGAAGGAGCCGTAATTTGATGATTTGCCGGCGCATTATCTTTGACAACTTTTCCCACATCAGGATTACGGAGGCTGTACCATGAAAGTATCTCCAGAAAATTACCTCTACGTATGGAAGACAAAGACTCGTCATGTCCGCGGAATGCTAATCCTAGTCCAAGAAGCAGGCGCGCTACATCTACACTTGCTGTCAAACGGGCACGATAAGCAGCACCTATATTTTCAGTTCCTGTAGAAAATCTTCTTGTCACACTTTGTCGCTGATCTTTAAAAGCCAAATAAAGAGTTTGTGCGTTCCTGTGTACACTCCCTTCCTTTCCTACATGATTCTTTAATTTTTCATTAGCCTTCTTCCAATTTCGGAATCCTTTATGTGTAAAAGCTTGATCCTTTTTTTTTATATCTCCAAATAGATAACAATAAAAGCAAAATGCAGCATCTTGGCAGACACTATATTCCAACCACTCTCTATTATTATACCACTCAATTTGAAAACATCTATCCTTGTCCCCGCATAAAGTTTTCGGAAAGGTATGAGTAATTGGCTGACAAGGACCTATTAACACATATTTTCGCCTCACATCATCCCGTATTCTTGGATCGTAGGAATTGATGGGCTTACGCAATGCTGGATCACCTATAATATCATCAGAAGGAACATTAATTTCCGTACGCGGTCTTTTGCTGCTCGATTCGCCAAT carries:
- the LOC141689374 gene encoding uncharacterized protein LOC141689374, whose translation is MVSSLLDTDGNWDVDLIKDVFDERDVNIILTIPLNKAAQGSWYWRQEKMGSYSVKSAYYLLQDLKPNQNTSPSSGFWKRLWNLKIPPKVKNFLWRASTNCLPTKDLLQQKRIPVNILCPICHDTSETILHCLVLCPFAEICWTRVHVQPIHGVFHSFCEWLLLLFEQLDKKEVHISVMVCWMLWKHRNELVWNQRSLEISKILESACSILNQWNSVQDKTYDRFMAYMNHNDGDEHWHTPMTNRVKINVDAAIFDDTNCCIHAFVARDHEGQLVEARSKCLRGRSCPDLAEALSTREALSWVKGNNHRYLIVCK
- the LOC141691235 gene encoding uncharacterized protein LOC141691235, translated to MDKYIIRDTGNASGSEPRNVNIGESSSKRPRTEINVPSDDIIGDPALRKPINSYDPRIRDDVRRKYVLIGPCQPITHTFPKTLCGDKDRCFQIEWYNNREWLEYSVCQDAAFCFYCYLFGDIKKKDQAFTHKGFRNWKKANEKLKNHVGKEGSVHRNAQTLYLAFKDQRQSVTRRFSTGTENIGAAYRARLTASVDVARLLLGLGLAFRGHDESLSSIRRGNFLEILSWYSLRNPDVGKVVKDNAPANHQITAPSIQKQIVNACASETTKAF